In Spirochaetaceae bacterium, one genomic interval encodes:
- a CDS encoding P1 family peptidase → PPAAQGNAGAGAGASVGKWAGPAAMMKGGVGYAERPAADAWVAALAVVNPVGDVLAEDGSVLAGARDEGGGWLAAAVPERWLPRRALFPGTNTTLAAVLTDATLSKPQAARLAQRAHDGIARAVLPAHTDHDGDAAYALAAGTREAPFDLVSVQAVACVSEAIRNAVRHAAPAAGLPGLRKPAALRGSETA, encoded by the coding sequence GCCGCCGGCCGCGCAGGGCAACGCCGGCGCCGGCGCCGGGGCGAGCGTCGGCAAGTGGGCCGGCCCGGCGGCGATGATGAAAGGCGGCGTCGGCTACGCCGAGCGCCCGGCGGCGGATGCCTGGGTGGCGGCGCTGGCGGTAGTGAACCCGGTGGGCGACGTGCTGGCGGAGGACGGCAGCGTGCTGGCCGGAGCGCGGGACGAGGGCGGCGGCTGGCTGGCGGCGGCGGTACCGGAGCGCTGGCTGCCGCGGCGCGCGCTGTTTCCCGGCACCAACACCACCCTGGCCGCCGTGCTCACCGACGCCACCCTGAGCAAGCCGCAGGCGGCCCGCCTGGCGCAACGCGCGCACGACGGCATCGCGCGCGCCGTGCTGCCGGCGCACACCGACCACGACGGCGACGCCGCCTACGCCCTGGCCGCCGGCACCCGCGAGGCGCCGTTCGACCTGGTCTCCGTGCAGGCGGTAGCGTGCGTCAGCGAGGCGATCCGCAACGCGGTGCGCCACGCCGCCCCCGCCGCCGGTCTCCCCGGCCTGCGGAAGCCCGCCGCCCTGCGCGGTTCTGAAACGGCGTGA
- a CDS encoding class II fructose-bisphosphate aldolase, with translation MPLILDYEPTAALYRRCGAARLTMARIGYSDQHHLLGIVDGAARFARDHRIAELPLGVFSTVGHYIFQMLPRYLHAGHRLPSDGGDPAAYRQRLLRNARLATGFLAILTDAADPDYGAVHVTHHYDHGHHTLPGGVRSRDELLRDLEFIDLFSSVMFDDTHSPLADNVTSSVAYRRFVEDAGRRKVMEGCLEEVAAGGMGLEESAASSPDQIEEYLAHTGFELVVPNIGTESVTARQVGVQWRVLEELAARGIGHRLVVHGFSSVRRLAVAEQRRLGELGVVAMNAFSYIPQEIGRRLLQEAAAIHGAHDPERGFPTGFGTDDAPQYPDAAVRGDANTFFGPLLDQLRDRQVALIADSVYQILDNLGYARLAIAPAALPAV, from the coding sequence ATGCCGCTGATCCTGGACTACGAGCCAACCGCGGCGCTCTACCGCCGCTGCGGCGCCGCCCGGCTGACCATGGCGCGCATCGGCTACAGCGACCAGCATCACCTGCTCGGCATCGTGGACGGCGCCGCCCGCTTCGCCCGCGACCACCGCATCGCCGAGCTGCCGCTCGGCGTGTTCAGCACGGTCGGCCACTACATCTTCCAGATGCTGCCGCGCTACCTGCACGCCGGCCACCGGCTGCCCTCCGACGGCGGCGACCCGGCGGCCTACCGGCAGCGGCTGCTGCGCAACGCCCGCCTGGCCACCGGCTTCCTGGCCATCCTGACCGACGCCGCCGACCCCGACTACGGCGCCGTGCACGTGACCCACCACTACGACCACGGCCACCACACGCTGCCCGGCGGCGTGCGCTCACGGGACGAGCTGCTGCGCGACCTGGAGTTCATCGACCTGTTCTCGAGCGTGATGTTCGACGACACTCACTCCCCGTTGGCCGACAACGTGACCAGTTCCGTTGCCTATCGGCGCTTCGTGGAGGACGCGGGACGCAGGAAGGTGATGGAGGGCTGCCTGGAGGAGGTGGCGGCCGGAGGCATGGGGCTGGAGGAGAGCGCGGCCTCTAGCCCCGACCAGATCGAGGAGTACCTGGCGCACACCGGTTTCGAGTTGGTGGTGCCCAACATCGGCACCGAGTCGGTGACCGCCCGCCAGGTGGGCGTGCAGTGGCGCGTGCTGGAAGAGCTGGCGGCGCGCGGCATCGGCCACCGGCTGGTGGTGCACGGCTTCAGCTCGGTACGCCGGCTGGCGGTGGCCGAGCAACGGCGCCTGGGCGAACTGGGCGTGGTGGCGATGAACGCCTTCAGCTACATCCCGCAGGAGATCGGCCGCCGCCTGCTGCAGGAGGCGGCAGCCATCCACGGCGCGCACGATCCGGAACGTGGCTTCCCCACCGGCTTCGGAACCGACGACGCACCGCAGTACCCGGATGCCGCGGTGCGCGGCGACGCCAACACGTTTTTCGGCCCGTTGCTCGACCAGTTGCGTGACCGCCAGGTGGCCCTGATCGCGGACAGCGTGTACCAAATCCTGGACAACCTGGGCTACGCCCGCCTCGCCATTGCGCCGGCTGCGTTGCCCGCCGTATAG